Proteins encoded by one window of Musa acuminata AAA Group cultivar baxijiao chromosome BXJ2-9, Cavendish_Baxijiao_AAA, whole genome shotgun sequence:
- the LOC135623532 gene encoding ruBisCO large subunit-binding protein subunit beta, chloroplastic-like — protein sequence MASASYTLSTLGAIASPSNFRTDKKLLASKQKLSQFSSFASISSSSISSRRQSLGSLRRGNCKINAMAKELYFNKDGSAIKKLQTGVNKLADLVGVTLGPKGRNVVLESKYGSPKIVNDGVTVAKEVELEDPVENIGAKLVRQAAAKTNDLAGDGTTTSVVLAQGMIAEGVKVVAAGANPVQITRGIEKTAKALVSELKKMSKEVEDSELADVAAVSAGNNFEIGNMIAEAMSKVGRKGVVTLEEGKSAENNLYVVEGMQFDRGYISPYFVTDSEKMTAEYENCKLLLVDKKITNARDLINVLEDAIRGGYPVVIISEDIEQEALATLVVNKLRGSLKIAALKAPGFGERKSQYLDDIAILTGATVIRDEVGLSLDKAGKEVLGTAAKVVLTKDSSTIVGDGTTQEEVNKRVAQIKNLIEAAEQEYEKEKLNERVAKLSGGVAVIQVGAQTETELKEKKLRVEDALNATKAAVEEGIVVGGGCTLLRLASKVDAIKETLDNDEQKVGADIVKRALSYPLKLIAKNAGVNGSVVTEKVLSNENFKFGYNAATGKYEDLMAAGIIDPTKVVRCCLEHAASVAKTFLTSDVVVVDIKEPETLTAGNPMDNSGYGY from the exons ATGGCCTCAGCTTCCTACACGTTGTCTACTCTTGGTGCTATTGCTTCTCCTAGCAACTTCAGAACAGATAAGAAGCTCTTAGCTTCCAAACAAAAGTTATCCCAGTTTTCTTCGTTTGCTTCTATATCATCCAGTTCGATCAGCAGCAGGAGACAGAGCTTGGGTTCACTAAGAAGAGGCAACTGCAAGATTAATGCAATGGCTAAGGAATTATACTTCAACAAAGATGGATCAGCTATCAAAAAGCTACAA ACTGGTGTCAACAAGCTTGCTGATCTTGTTGGGGTTACACTTGGTCCCAAGGGCAGGAATGTTGTCTTGGAAAGCAAGTATGGATCACCTAAGATCGTAAATGATGGGGTTACAGTAGCGAAAGAG GTTGAGCTAGAGGATCCTGTTGAGAACATTGGTGCCAAGCTAGTAAGACAAGCGGCTGCCAAGACCAATGACTTGGCTGGGGATGGGACAACTACTTCTGTTGTTCTTGCTCAAGGGATGATTGCAGAAGGTGTTAAG GTGGTTGCAGCCGGTGCCAACCCAGTTCAGATTACCCGTGGCATCGAGAAAACAGCCAAAGCACTAGTTTCTGAACTTAAGAAGATGTCTAAAGAG GTTGAGGACAGTGAACTTGCAGATGTTGCAGCTGTTAGTGCTGGTAACAACTTTGAAATAGGGAACATGATAGCTGAGGCAATGAGCAAGGTTGGGAGGAAGGGTGTGGTTACCCTTGAAGAAGGGAAAAGTGCTGAAAACAACCTCTATGTTGTTGAGGGGATGCAGTTTGACCGGGGTTATATTTCCCCTTACTTTGTGACAGACAGTGAAAAGATGACTGCTGAATATGAGAATTGCAAG TTGCTTCTTGTTGACAAGAAAATTACAAATGCAAGAGATCTTATCAATGTGTTGGAAGATGCCATAAGAGGGGGATACCCAGTCGTGATAATTTCAGAAGATATTGAACAGGAAGCCCTTGCAACCCTTGTTGTGAACAAACTAAGAGGGTCATTGAAGATTGCTGCACTTAAAGCTCCTGGATTTGGGGAACGCAAAAGTCAGTACCTTGACGACATTGCGATATTGACAGGAG CCACTGTAATCAGAGATGAAGTTGGGCTTTCCTTGGATAAAGCGGGAAAAGAGGTCTTGGGTACTGCTGCAAAGGTTGTACTCACGAAAGATTCGAGTACCATAGTTGGTGACGGGACTACACAGGAGGAAGTAAACAAAAGAGTTGCACAGATCAAGAATCTAATTGAG GCTGCAGAGCAAGAATATGAGAAGGAAAAGCTAAACGAGAGAGTAGCAAAGCTCTCTGGTGGTGTTGCAGTCATTCAG GTTGGAGCACAAACAGAAACAgagttaaaagagaagaaattgagaGTTGAAGATGCCCTGAATGCTACCAAG GCTGCTGTTGAGGAAGGTATTGTTGTTGGTGGTGGTTGTACCCTTCTGAGGCTTGCTTCGAAAGTCGATGCCATCAAGGAGACTCTTGATAATGATGAGCAAAAG GTTGGAGCAGACATAGTAAAGAGGGCCTTGAGCTACCCACTTAAGTTGATTGCTAAAAATGCCGGTGTAAATGGAAGTGTGGTAACAGAGAAG GTGCTGAGCAATGAAAACTTCAAGTTTGGTTACAATGCTGCCACGGGAAAATATGAGGATTTGATGGCTGCGGGTATAATTGATCCTACCAAG GTGGTGAGGTGTTGCTTGGAACATGCTGCTTCAGTAGCCAAGACTTTCCTCACATCAGACGTTGTGGTTGTTGACATCAAAGAGCCCGAAACTCTTACTGCAGGAAATCCAATGGACAACTCAG GTTATGGCTACTAA
- the LOC103998972 gene encoding pentatricopeptide repeat-containing protein At1g07590, mitochondrial, whose amino-acid sequence MQLVFRRLPLRLHSICGTFARSFVTTSAALPVFSEFDVLAQEEAAGHGEEQPRGSLSSRVERLPKGESVAFAFQNWMGEGSAVDRGEIFHAINRLRKRKMNRRALEVMEWVVRERPYKLSELDYSYLLEFTTKIHGISQAESLFLRIPHNYQNVLLYNNLVMACLDKGLIRLSLAYMRKMRELDFPISPYIYNRLILLHSSSGRKKTIPKILIQMKADGVSPHVSTYNILLKIEADEHNIEGLSKVFNDMKRAKVEPNEITYGILAMAHAVARLYTISETYVEAIERSRTGNNWSTLDILLILYGYLGKEEELQITWKCVKELPYVRTKSFILAIEAFGRGSSLDMAEEIFAEMKSIKQLKTTKQFNSIISVYCRNGLVDKASEVFKEMEANGCRPNAITYRHLALGCLKAGLWDEALKTMNLGKNEDLSFRVRRSTPWLETTHMLLEVFADMGDLEKAKSLFKELKETKYCRYTFVHNTLLRAYVKARVYDSEILRKMILAGASPDAETYSLVRFIEQFKS is encoded by the exons ATGCAACTCGTCTTCCGAAGGCTGCCTCTTCGACTCCATTCCATCTGCGGAACGTTCGCTCGATCCTTCGTTACCACCTCCGCCGCTCTCCCCGTCTTCTCCGAATTCGATGTGCTGGCGCAGGAGGAGGCCGCGGGCCACGGCGAGGAGCAGCCTCGTGGATCCCTCTCGTCGAGGGTGGAGAGGCTGCCGAAGGGCGAATCCGTCGCCTTCGCCTTCCAGAACTGGATGGGGGAGGGATCCGCCGTCGACAGGGGCGAAATTTTTCACGCCATCAATCGCCTCCGAAAGCGCAAGATGAACCGGAGGGCGCTGGAG GTTATGGAGTGGGTCGTTAGAGAGAGACCATACAAGCTGAGTGAATTGGATTACTCATATCTTTTGGAGTTCACAACCAAAATTCATGGCATTTCACAGGCTGAAAGTCTCTTCCTCCGTATTCCTCATAACTATCAAAATGTGCTGCTTTACAACAATCTCGTCATGGCCTGCTTAGATAAGGGTCTGATCAGGCTTTCGTTAGCATACATGAGAAAGATGAGGGAACTGGACTTTCCTATCTCCCCATATATTTACAATCGGTTGATTCTTCTACATTCCTCCTCTGGTCGCAAGAAAACCATACCTAAAATTCTGATCCAAATGAAGGCTGATGGTGTATCCCCACATGTATCAACATATAACATTTTATTGAAGATAGAAGCTGATGAACATAATATTGAAGGCCTGTCAAAGGTATTCAATGATATGAAACGAGCAAAAGTTGAGCCAAATGAAATCACTTATGGCATTCTAGCAATGGCACATGCAGTTGCAAGACTATATACAATATCTGAGACATATGTTGAAGCCATAGAGAGGTCAAGAACTGGTAATAACTGGTCTACACTAGATATTTTACTTATCCTGTATGGTTATCTGGGGAAAGAGGAGGAACTACAGATAACCTGGAAGTGTGTCAAGGAACTTCCTTATGTTAGAACTAAAAGTTTTATTCTTGCAATTGAAGCGTTTGGAAGAGGTAGTTCACTTGACATGGCTGAAGAGATATTTGCAGAAATGAAATCAATCAAACAGTTGAAGACAACAAAGCAGTTTAATTCAATCATTTCAGTTTACTGCAGGAATGGGCTTGTGGATAAGGCATCTGAGGTGTTCAAAGAAATGGAAGCAAATGGTTGCAGGCCAAATGCTATAACATATCGCCACCTTGCTTTGGGTTGCTTGAAAGCTGGTTTATGGGATGAAGCATTGAAGACAATGAATTTGGGGAAGAATGAGGATCTGAGCTTTCGAGTAAGAAGATCTACACCATGGTTGGAAACTACACATATGTTATTGGAGGTTTTTGCTGATATGGGTGATCTAGAGAAGGCAAAAAGTTTATTTAAAGAATTGAAGGAAACAAAATACTGTAGATATACTTTTGTTCATAATACCCTTCTAAGAGCTTATGTGAAGGCAAGGGTTTATGATTCAGAAATTTTGAGGAAAATGATCTTGGCAGGAGCAAGCCCTGATGCGGAGACATATAGTCTTGTTAGATTCATAGAGCAGTTCAAAAGTTAG